One window from the genome of Thermococcus siculi encodes:
- a CDS encoding mechanosensitive ion channel family protein: MVAWDEPLPYIGVTPFQLVSALIILIVGYIVAKIIVSIFKKSMKKSKLSPIVVEFLARFLAILLYIIVIIVALGAVGVSVSPLILGLSAVIGLILGFGLQDTITNLAAGVWIASLRPIDIGEVVEVSGQVGSVTGIGLMSTVLHTVDNRMITIPNRLVWGSIIVNYTRLPIRRVDVDIGVAYGTDLDRAIKIAMDVMKSHPLVLDDPAPSVAITALADSSINLQLRPWAKTEDYWTVKGDITKAIYEAYGREGIEIPFPQLDVHIKGTE, encoded by the coding sequence ATGGTAGCCTGGGACGAGCCATTGCCTTATATCGGGGTGACACCGTTCCAGCTGGTATCGGCGTTGATCATCCTGATCGTAGGTTACATCGTTGCAAAGATAATAGTCTCCATCTTCAAGAAGAGCATGAAGAAGAGCAAACTCTCGCCGATCGTCGTGGAGTTTCTGGCGAGGTTCCTGGCAATACTGCTCTACATAATAGTCATTATAGTCGCCTTGGGCGCCGTGGGAGTCTCGGTATCACCGCTCATACTCGGTCTCTCTGCAGTGATAGGCCTGATACTGGGCTTCGGTCTTCAGGACACGATCACAAACCTGGCCGCGGGTGTCTGGATAGCCTCCCTGAGGCCAATAGACATCGGGGAGGTCGTCGAGGTCTCGGGCCAGGTGGGGAGCGTTACCGGAATCGGGTTGATGAGCACCGTGCTCCACACCGTGGACAACAGGATGATAACCATTCCCAACAGGCTCGTCTGGGGAAGCATAATAGTCAACTATACCAGATTGCCAATCAGGAGAGTGGACGTCGACATCGGCGTCGCCTACGGAACCGACCTCGACCGGGCGATCAAGATAGCAATGGATGTCATGAAGAGCCATCCATTAGTCCTCGACGATCCAGCCCCCAGCGTTGCCATAACGGCCCTTGCGGATTCCTCCATTAACCTCCAGCTCAGACCGTGGGCAAAGACCGAAGACTACTGGACTGTAAAGGGCGACATCACGAAGGCCATCTATGAGGCGTACGGCAGGGAAGGCATCGAGATACCCTTCCCGCAGCTGGACGTCCACATAAAGGGGACCGAGTAG
- a CDS encoding aspartate/glutamate racemase family protein: MKKIGIIGGTSPEATCYYYKKYLEISREKFEPYVFPELIIYSINFKEFIHNPNGWEGRKEVLIKAAKALEKAGAEIISLSANTPHIVFPEVQAAVNVPMVSIIDALIEDMKRRGVKRVLLLGTKTTMTADFYKNALREAGFDVITPSEGEMDEIHRIITEELMFENFASRDWVIELINRYVEERNVEGVILGCTELPLIVKPGDVPAEVFDTVEIHMRKLIEVASE, encoded by the coding sequence ATGAAAAAGATCGGAATAATAGGCGGAACCAGCCCCGAGGCAACGTGTTATTACTACAAAAAATACCTCGAGATAAGCCGGGAGAAGTTCGAGCCATACGTCTTCCCGGAGCTGATAATCTACTCGATAAACTTCAAGGAGTTCATTCACAACCCGAACGGCTGGGAGGGACGGAAGGAGGTACTCATAAAGGCCGCGAAGGCCCTTGAAAAGGCCGGGGCGGAGATAATATCGCTCTCCGCAAACACTCCACACATAGTCTTCCCGGAGGTTCAGGCGGCCGTGAACGTTCCGATGGTGAGCATAATCGACGCCCTTATCGAGGACATGAAGAGAAGGGGCGTTAAGAGGGTTCTCCTCCTCGGAACAAAGACCACGATGACTGCAGATTTCTACAAAAACGCCCTCCGTGAGGCGGGCTTTGATGTCATCACGCCGAGCGAGGGGGAGATGGACGAGATCCACAGGATAATCACGGAGGAGCTGATGTTCGAGAACTTCGCCAGCAGAGACTGGGTGATTGAACTAATAAACCGCTATGTAGAGGAAAGAAACGTTGAGGGAGTCATCCTCGGCTGCACCGAGCTACCGCTGATAGTCAAGCCCGGCGACGTTCCGGCGGAGGTCTTCGACACCGTTGAGATACACATGAGGAAGCTCATCGAAGTGGCGAGCGAGTGA
- a CDS encoding AAA family ATPase — protein MPVVGVTGPGGSGKTTVAINLGAYLAVDGIRTLLVDMDLYFPDMSFYMDTMPKYPIHMYLENHEMDIEWLIAPHERIKDLHMILGDPMRPIRKRYSFALMTTLMAYLRDHYGMIIVDFPSGLPVDSFPVIPEIDHQLLVIDPSTVPLRNLKMWVGSVVMKFSRIGAEKLWIIINKPQIPEKKLIELEDFIIDELGIPVIGTIPHDPEIHESTLTGTLLVEFWETGNPLSELAYSVEELFL, from the coding sequence ATGCCTGTAGTGGGTGTGACTGGGCCAGGAGGGTCTGGAAAGACCACCGTTGCAATTAACCTCGGCGCTTACCTAGCCGTGGACGGGATTAGAACCCTCCTTGTGGATATGGATCTGTATTTTCCGGACATGAGCTTTTACATGGACACGATGCCAAAGTACCCCATCCACATGTACCTCGAAAACCACGAAATGGACATAGAGTGGCTGATTGCTCCCCATGAGAGGATCAAGGATCTGCACATGATTCTGGGTGACCCGATGAGGCCGATACGCAAGAGGTATTCCTTCGCGCTCATGACGACCCTCATGGCATACCTCCGTGACCACTACGGCATGATAATAGTGGATTTTCCCTCGGGATTGCCCGTGGATTCCTTTCCGGTCATTCCCGAGATAGACCATCAGCTCCTTGTAATAGACCCGAGCACCGTGCCCCTTCGGAACCTCAAGATGTGGGTCGGGTCCGTGGTGATGAAGTTCTCCCGCATAGGCGCCGAGAAGCTGTGGATAATCATAAACAAACCCCAGATCCCGGAGAAGAAGCTTATAGAGCTTGAGGATTTCATAATCGACGAACTGGGGATTCCTGTGATAGGGACGATTCCCCATGATCCCGAAATACATGAATCGACCCTCACCGGCACCCTGCTGGTGGAGTTCTGGGAGACCGGGAACCCCCTTTCCGAGCTGGCATACTCAGTTGAAGAACTTTTCCTGTGA
- the coaBC gene encoding bifunctional phosphopantothenoylcysteine decarboxylase/phosphopantothenate--cysteine ligase CoaBC, with protein MLHHVKLIHATKSRKLVGKKIVLAIPGSIAAVECVKLARELIRHGAEVHAVMSENAQKIIHPYAMEFATGNPVVTEITGFIEHVELAGEHENKADLILVCPATANTISKIACGIDDTPVTTVVTTAFAHTPIMIAPAMHSTMYDHPIVKENIEKLKKLGVEFIGPRFEEGKAKVASIDEIVYHVIRKLHRKDLAGKRVLVTAGATREYIDPIRYITNASSGKMGVAIAEEAEFRGAEVTLIRTKGSVPSLVENQIEVETVEEMLGAIEGELKSRKYDVAVLAAAVSDFRVKEKAGVKIKSGKSLTLELEPTPKIIDRVKELQPEIFLVGFKAETGLSEEEMINAARKQIERAGSDLVVANTLKAFGSEENEVLLVSRDSIKKLPKMGKRELAEKIWDEVHSILT; from the coding sequence ATGCTTCACCACGTCAAGCTGATCCACGCGACCAAGAGCAGGAAGCTCGTTGGAAAGAAAATCGTCCTCGCCATTCCCGGGAGCATAGCCGCGGTCGAGTGCGTCAAGCTCGCGAGGGAGTTAATAAGGCACGGGGCGGAAGTCCACGCGGTGATGAGCGAGAACGCCCAGAAAATAATCCACCCCTACGCCATGGAGTTCGCAACCGGGAACCCGGTCGTAACGGAAATAACCGGCTTCATCGAGCACGTTGAACTCGCTGGAGAGCACGAGAACAAGGCCGACCTGATTCTCGTTTGTCCCGCCACTGCAAACACCATCTCAAAAATCGCCTGCGGTATCGACGATACTCCGGTCACAACGGTTGTAACGACCGCCTTCGCCCACACACCCATAATGATAGCCCCCGCGATGCACTCAACGATGTACGACCACCCCATCGTGAAGGAGAACATCGAGAAGCTCAAGAAGCTCGGTGTGGAGTTCATCGGACCCCGCTTTGAGGAGGGCAAGGCGAAGGTTGCTTCGATAGACGAGATAGTCTATCACGTCATCAGGAAGCTTCACAGGAAGGACCTCGCCGGGAAGCGCGTTCTTGTCACCGCCGGAGCCACGAGGGAGTACATAGACCCCATCCGCTACATAACCAACGCGAGCAGCGGGAAGATGGGCGTTGCCATTGCTGAGGAGGCCGAGTTCAGGGGGGCTGAGGTAACGCTAATAAGGACGAAGGGGAGCGTGCCGAGTCTCGTTGAGAACCAGATAGAGGTTGAGACGGTAGAGGAGATGCTGGGAGCGATTGAGGGGGAACTAAAGAGCAGGAAGTACGACGTCGCCGTTCTTGCCGCTGCCGTCAGCGATTTCCGGGTGAAGGAGAAGGCCGGAGTCAAGATAAAGAGCGGAAAATCCCTCACCCTCGAACTCGAACCCACGCCGAAGATAATTGACAGGGTAAAGGAACTGCAGCCTGAGATTTTCCTGGTGGGCTTCAAGGCCGAGACGGGCCTTAGCGAGGAGGAGATGATAAACGCCGCCAGAAAGCAGATCGAAAGGGCCGGGAGCGACCTTGTGGTTGCCAACACGCTCAAGGCCTTTGGAAGCGAGGAGAACGAGGTTCTGCTCGTCAGCAGGGACTCCATCAAAAAGCTTCCCAAAATGGGCAAGCGCGAACTCGCGGAGAAAATATGGGACGAAGTACATTCAATTCTCACCTGA
- a CDS encoding MazG nucleotide pyrophosphohydrolase domain-containing protein: MEIREFQEMIKEIYFHKDSKRGVERTFLWFVEEVGELSEAIRKGDRESMEEEFADVLAWLASLANLLDIDIEEAARKKYPGVCPYCGKKPCECEEKF, translated from the coding sequence ATGGAGATCAGAGAGTTTCAGGAGATGATTAAGGAGATATACTTCCACAAGGACTCGAAGCGCGGCGTTGAGAGGACGTTCCTCTGGTTTGTCGAGGAAGTGGGAGAGCTGAGCGAGGCGATAAGGAAGGGAGACAGAGAGTCGATGGAGGAGGAGTTCGCCGACGTCCTCGCCTGGCTCGCGAGCCTTGCTAACCTCCTTGATATCGACATAGAAGAGGCGGCTAGGAAGAAGTACCCCGGGGTCTGTCCCTACTGCGGGAAGAAGCCCTGTGAGTGCGAGGAGAAGTTTTAA